One Desulfuromonas sp. genomic window, CATGATCTTCAGGTCAGGGAAGTATCCCTGACTTGGGTCTGAAGACAGGAGACCGAAGAGAGTAAAACCGCGCGGTCGCGGCCGCGCACTCCGCCATACTCTTTTATTGAGCCATAAAAGAGTATGCAGAAAACGGCTCCCTCGCCGGGGGCTTTTTCGTGCGGGTTGAATTGTTTCTGTTCAACTGTGCTGCCGGGGAGTTTGCCTTGAGGCAAACGCAGTTCGTCGCTGTGGCGGTTGCGGTCGGGCTGCGGTTCGGTGATCGCGCTGCCGGAAGCGACCTCAAGAGCAACGGGGGTAAGTCAAAGGCTTTGGATTTGACTGTTCCCACTGCTCTGCCGGGGCCCCATGTAAGACCGCCGAGCGAGTAGATTTCAATCCGGCGCTCAGGTAACGCCAGTGACTGACGGATTGAAATCTGCGCAGTGAGGGAACCTGATCATCAGGCGGGTGAGCTGGGGTGTCTTTCTTTTGCTTACTTTTCTTGGACAAGCAAGAAAAGTAAGGAGCAAGCCGGGCGATACCGGCGACCTCGTATTCTGCTTTCAGGGTACGATTGAAAAAGTATGACAGAGTTTGAGTACGCGCCACTTAATTCCCGGTAAAGTGTGGTGAACCAACATTTAAGGTAAAATAAAATCTGATCGATCATCTACCGACCAAGGAGTACAAGATATGCCCAAAGTTCTGGTTTCAATTCTGACAATTCTGACACTGACCGGCTGCATGGCCGATAAAGACTGGCGCACCGCAAGCCGTGAACCGGCCGGGATTGCTCCCGACCCGGCAGAAACCAGCGAAGCAGTCCTGCATGTTTACGGCGCAGACACCTGGGGATGGCGCGGGTGGTTTGCTATCCACACCTGGATCGCTGCGAAAAAAAGTAATCAGGATTACTATACGGTTTACGAAGTGATCGGCTGGCGCCAGCATGGCGGAATGCCGGTTCTGCGGATTGCCAGGGATCATCCGGATCGTTACTGGTTCGGTGAAAGACCGGTTCTGCTCAAGGAGCATCAGGGCGCTGGCGTCGATGCCATGATCGATGCGGTTGCCGCCGCGGCAGGTACATACCCCTGGAAAAACGAATACCGGGCTTTTCCCGGCCCCAACAGCAACACCTTTACCGCCTGGATCGCCCGGGAAGTTCCTGAAATCGGACTTGAACTCCCCTTTTCAGCAATCGGTAGCGGCTATCTAAACTGACCGGAGCCAAAAGGACCGGCCCTGATTGCAGCCGACTTGGTAATGCACGATCATTTTCCGGACCGTTAGTCGATCAGTCCGGACTCCTTGTAATAGCGGACGGCACCACGGTGTAGCGGCGCTGACAAGCCCTGTAGCATGCTTTGCCTGGTCAGCACCGAATAGGCCGGGTGCATTTTCTTGAATTCAGCAAGATGCTCGAAAACCTCTTTCACGATTGCATAGACCACCTCTTCATCGACAGAAGCCGATGTACAGAAAGTCGCCTTGACGCCAAAACCGGGAACATTATCTCTGTTTTTTACCCCGGGATAAAAAGCAACTGGAATTTCCGATGGCACGTAGTAGGGATATTTATCGATCAAACGATCGACAACAGCCTGATCAATCGGCACAAACCGGGTTTTTCGCTTGCCTGAAGTCGCTTCACGGAAAGAGTCGTTCGGATGTCCAACGGTATAGAAATAGGCATCAATCTGTCCGGCCTGCAGCATCTTGGCCGCTTCGGTTGCCCGCAAGTCTTCTGCTTTCAGGTCTGTCCTGTAATCGATCCCGGCCATTTCGAGAACATCGAGAGCATTGCCCTGTTGACCTGAACCCGGGTTGCCGATCAGTACGGTTTTCCCCCGCAGGTCATCAAGCCGGTTGATGCCGGCATCAACTGCAGCCAACAGAGTCACCGACTCGGGGTGAATCGAGAATATCGAGCGGAGGTTTGGCTGTGGCTTTCCCGCCCATTCGGCGGTTCCATTATACGCCTGGTATTGCCGATCCGATTGAACAATCCCGAATTCAAGATCACCGACCATTATCGCGTTGACATTAAAAACCGAGCCGCCGGTCGACTCAACCGATACCCGCAGGTTGTATTGTTGACTCTTAGCATTCACCATCTTGCTGATGGCGATCCCGGTCGGATAATAAACCCCGGCAACCGCTCCGGTACCGATTGTCACGTATTGTGTTCGGGCCGAAACCGGAACAGTCGTGAGGATGAACACGGCAAAGAAGAGCACCATGATCAGCTTGAGAGGTTGTTTCATTACATGCTCAGATCATTAGCGTTCATTTTTTCAGGGGCGGAATGATAACCACCGTACGATGGGTTTTGTGTAATATCTTTTCGGCAACGCTGCCGAGAAATGCGTAATGAAGTTTCCCCTTGCTGTGGCTGCCAAGGACGATCATATCCGCACTGATGCGATCAGCAACCTCGAGTATCTTTGATACCGGCTCGCCATGGCAGGCCTCGACTTTCGGGGGCCGGCTCATCTCCTCTTCGATAAGCTCTGCCTCCAGGGCGGTGACCTGACGCAACTGGGCGTGGGTCTTTTCCACCATCTCGGCTTCATTTTTCTTGTTGAATTCGGCCAGCTTATCAGCCCCCATGCTCAGGGCGACCATGTTGAGCACAGCCGGATCGACGGTCGGCATGACATGCAGAACGTGAACCTGGGCCTGAAACTTGGCCCCGAGTTCAAGGGCATAGCGAATAACATCGGACGAATCCTCACTCAGATCCTTGGCAACCAGAATGTTCTTGATCGAAACGGTCATACGGACCTCCTTTGACCAACCATAAATGGAATCATACCGCTACCGACATGGCTTCTGTCTTTTTCCTCCGCTTTAGCTGAAGAATCCAGATCAAGGCATACAGCCCGATAACAGGGAGATAAAGCCACTCCATGTAGGGCCGTTTATTCGGCATTTGAATATTGATAATTTCCTGATCGAAGTCGATTCCCATCTTTTCAGCTTCACTGCCGAACAGGACGTTGTCGATCAGAACTTTTTCATCATCAATACGAACTTCGAAACCGATTTCGGCAAGACGCTCCGCAGCAGTCTCACCATTCTGAATAGTGAGCATCATGACCTTGGTGAATTCCTTGCCGGTCATCATGTTTTCACCCTTAAGCTCCATGCGCAGAGCCGTGCCGGGGTCCATCTCCTCGACGAATTCGGTGATTTGACTCGGCGGATGCTCACTCAGTGGCGGATAGATCCGGTCCCAGACCAGCCCCGGACGAAACAGCACCAGAGCGATCAGAAGCATGGCCACGGTCTCCCATATCCGGTTTTTGATAATGAAAAAACCTTGCGTCCCTGAAGCGAATGCGAGCATAGCCAGCACGGCGCCGAGGATGACGATGAGAACATGAAACCAATGATCAAGGCCAATCAACAGAAGCTGGTTATTGAAGATGAACATGAACGGCAGAATCGCGGTCCGCATATCATAGGTAAAACCCTGGATACCAGTCTTGATCGGATCACCACCGGAGATCCCGGCTGCAGCGAACGCGGCCAGACCGACCGGCGGGGTATCATCGGCAAGGATACCGAAGTAAAAAACAAATAGATGCACGGCGATCAGCGGCACGATGAGACCGTTCTGCGCTCCGAGGTTAACAATGACCGGTGCCATCAGCGTTGAAACGACAATGTAATTGGCCGTGGTCGGAAGCCCCATGCCGAGGATCAGGCTGATCAGGGCGGTGAAAAGCAGAATCAGCATCAGGTTGCCGCCGGAGATAAACTCGACGAACTCGGTCATGACCAGGCCGATTCCGGTCAGGGTCACAGTCCCGACGACGATCCCGGCGGCAGCCGTGGCGACGCCGATACCGATCATGTTGCGCGCCCCGGAAACCATGCCGTTCAGCAGATCATCAAAACCTTTCCTGAACGTGAAAAGTTCGTTGTCGCCCTGAATTTTGCGGAAAAATTTCTTCAGCGGCCATTGGGTCAGGACAATAACAATCATCAGTATCGTCGCCCAGTATGCGGAAAGCCCCGGAGAAAAGCGTTCGACCGTCAGGCACCACATAAGAACGACAACCGGCAACAGGAAATAGAGTCCCGACTGAACCGTCGGGCCGAAATCGGGAAGTTCCTTGATCTCGAAATCGCGCTCCAACTCCGGAACCCGGCAGGCGATCCAGACCAGAAGGAGATAGGCTAAAAACAGGAGGATTGCAGCGATATAGATCGTCGCTCCACCAGCCACTCCCTTGATCCAGCCGAGACCGTAGTAAGTCACGCCGCCGATGATGATCAGGGTCAGGATGGTTATGACGAAAGAAATCAGTTTTTGCCGAAAAGGTGTAATAACCGGCCGTTCAAGACCCTTCAACCCCATCTTGCAAGCTTCGAGATGAACGATATAAACCAGGGCGATATAGGAAATGATAGCGGGGAGGAAAGCGTGCTTGATGACATCAATATAACTGATTCCGACGTATTCGACCATCAGGAAAGCGGCCGCCCCCATGACCGGCGGCATCAGCTGGCCATTGGTCGAACAGGCCACCTCAACAGCACCGGCCTTCTCCGGCGAGAACCCGACTTTTTTCATAAGCGGAATCGTAAAGGTCCCGGTGGTGACGACGTTGGCGATCGACGAACCCGAAACCAGACCGGTCAGGCCGGACGATACAACCGCGGCCTTGGCCGGACCGCCACGCATGTGGCCAAGAGCTGCAAAAGCCGAGCGGATGAAATAGTTCCCCGCCCCGGCCGCCTCAAGCAGTGCCCCGAACAGTACTAACATGAAAACCATGCTGGTCGAAACGCCGAGCGCAACCCCGAAGACCCCTTCGGTGCCGAGCCAGTAGTGCGACATCCCTTTCGAAAGGCTGGCCCCCTTATGAGCGATGATGTCCGGCATATATTGCCCGCCGAAGGTATAGATGATAAAGATCGTGGCAACGATCATCAGCGGCGGACCGAGCGCCCGGCGGGTCGCTTCGAGCAGAAAGATCAAACCGGCAACGGCGACAACCAGATCGGTTGTGGTCGGCATGCCGGGCCGCCCGGAGAGTGCCTCGTAGAAAATATAGAGATAGGCGGCGCAGAAAGCTCCGAGCAACCCGAGGATCCAGTCCTGAACCGGGATGTAACTGGTCGGGGATCGCTTGAACGTTGGGAAAGCAGTAAACGACAAAAAGATAGCAAAGGCCAGATGAATGGCACGGGCCTCGGTCGAGTTGAGGACGAAAAAGTCCAAGATAAACGGTAGCGGCGAAGCAATCCAGAGTTGGAAGAGAGTCCAGACGAGGGGAACGAAAAAGAGGATTTTCTTCGGAACCGCCCCGGTCGGATTACGCGCTCCGGATTACGATTCGACGATCGCCTCAGGGTTCAGTTCAACCTTGGTGTCCTTATTATTGTCTATGCCCATAACAAAGGTCCCCTTGCACAAAAGATCATTTTAAATAACCGCGCCCCGAAACGCCATGTTGTCCATTTATGCCATCAACGTGGAGAAATCGGACAAAAAAAATGCACCACCGCTTGAGCGGCGGTGCATTTTCATCACGAAGGATACAATTACTTCAGCAGACCGACTTCCTTGTAGTACTTTTTCGCCCCGTCATGCAGAGGTGCCGAGAGACCGTCTTTGATCATCTCCTCTTTTTTCAGGACACCAAAAGCCGGATGCAGCTTCTTGAAATCATCGAAGTTGTCAAAGACCGCCTTGACAACATTGTAGATGACGTCGTTGGGGACCTTGGCGGACGATACGAAAGTAGCGCCGACACCGAAAGTCTGGGTGTCATTGGGGTTGCCGCGATACATGCCGCCAGGAATCGTCGCCTTGCGATAATAAGGCTTTTCCTTGATCAGTTTATCAATGGCCGAGCCGACAACGTTAACCAGGACCGAATCACAGGAAGTAGTGGCTTCCTTGATCGAACCGTTCGGATGACCAACAACATAGACCATGGCGTCGATCTTGTTGTCACACAGGGCTCCGGACTGCTCGGCTGCCTTGAGCTCCGAGGCCAGCTTCAAATCATCAATCTTCATCCCCTTGGCATCCATTACGACTTCCATAGTGCCACGCTGACCGGACCCCGGGTTGCCGATATTGACCCGCTTGCCCTTGATGTCACTGAATTCCTTGATCCCTGAATCGGCTCGCGCAACCATGGTGAACGGTTCGGGATGGACTGAGAATACAGCGCGCAAATCCTTGTTCGGGCCCTGCTCCTCAAATTTGCTGGTGCCGTTATAGGCGTGATATTGCCAATCGGACTGGGCAACGCCCATATCGAGTTCACCGTTAGCGATAGCATTGAGGTTGTAAATGGAACCACCTGTACTTTCGACCGAACACCGGATGCCATGCTCCTTCCGGGTTTTGTTGACCAGACGGCAGATCGCGCCGCCGGTCGGATAATAAACGCCGGTGACACCACCGGTACCGATCGTGACAAACTGGTTATCAGCAGCAACCGTTGTCATCGGTGTAAACGGTACCGCAAGAGCAACCGCAATCAACAATCCCAAAAACTTCTTCATGTCATGCCTCCTCATCTGGATAATAATTCTGTTTGGTTTGAACACCTGAAAATGAATTTTAATTATAACAGCCGAATCCGCAGTTGCAAGAAGTTGTTTGACTTAAATAAACTTCTGCAAAGTACAATCAAATCAAGAGGATAGTCCGGTCATCAACATCGTCTCAAAGGTCCGGGCTGAATGAATTAATCCGCCGGATAAAAGCGTTGAGAAGGCCAAAATTTCGCCGATTGAACTCGAATGCAAGACGGGGCAACGACATCAGATCGGGCTGATCCTGTTCCTTTTCGAACGGACCGGTCAGCTCGAAACGGCTCACCGGAGCGAGGATCTCACTGAATTCATTATGCAGAGTCTCGATTTGTTCCGAATCGAGGGGAGAATTCAGGCGGATAACAAAGGTATCACCGACGAAACGGCTGGAGTGATAAACCCTGTAGAAATCGTCGATTACCCGGACCGCTTCGGCAGCATCCCGGGTAATGGTAAAAAGGCCGAAATCCTCACCCGAAATCAGGCCACGCTTTAACAGGCTGTCCCTGATAAAGTCGAACCAGACCTCCCAGTAATCACCATCGTCATCATCGATCAGAACGAGCGGGATCGGTTGACTTTTCCCGGTCTGCATGAGGGTCAGCGCTTCCATCGCTTCATCGAGGGTCCCGAACCCGCCGGGGAAAAGGGCAACGGCGGCGGCCTCCTTGAGAAACGCCACCTTGCGGTTGAAAAAATATTGATACATCAGAACCTTGTCGTTCTCCGACATCACAGGGTTGGTATCCTGTTCAAAAGGCAGACGGATATTTATGGCAAAGGAGTTGTCGGCGCCGGCACCTTCGTTGCCGGCCTGCATGATACCGCCGCCGCCGCCGGTAATGACCATGTATCCCCGTTCGGCCAGCATTTGCGAAAAGCTGACGCACTTGTGATAGATCGGCTCATCCAGCCCGGTCCGGGCCGAACCGAAAATCGTGACCTTCCGCTTGTGCCGGTACGGTCCGAAAATTTTACTGGTATAACGCATCTCCTTCATCGTCGTCCTCATCTGTTTGAGGTCGGCCAGATAATCGATGTCATGCCCCGCCTTCAGGGCGCTGAGAATCATTTCGCGAATCATTCGCGGATGATTAACGCCAACCAGATCCATCAACTCAGTAATGCGATCTTCAATTTCCGGACTGTTTTTCTTGAAATTAAGTTCCATTAAAGACTCCTTGCCGGCAATTATCTAAATTAAAAAACATATCGAATTATAACACGGGCAGAAGTCTGCCCGGTTGAAACATTATCGACGCCCCAGGTATGACGACAGCAATTCGCCACGGATGAGCAACCCGCGCATGCTGGCGCCGGTATAGCGCTCGACAAAAAGCGCGTATTCGCCGCGGATTTCATTTTCAAGAGCATAGAACTTCTCTTTGTTAGACGGGGCGAAAAGCTCTTCAATCTGTTCACAGATAAAAGAGACGCAATTGTATGGCCGGGCTTCGGGCGGGAACAGGCAACCGAGGTCACCAATATACGGGCAGTCTGCGGAAAAGTCGGGATCGGGTATCGGGAAATTGAGGATTTTACAGATCAGGAGATTGGTCAGGTTGGGGTGAAACTTGCCATGACCGCAACAGGATCCGTTACAGTCACAACAGAGATCGGCTCCGCCAACATCGAGAAAAAGCTGATGCAGTTCTCTCTGGAGTGTCGCAAGCCGGGCGCCATGTGTCGAAACCCAGTCCTTCTCTTCCGGATGCAGGTGTCGCCATTCATAGTTGACCCGATCGACGATGTCGTGCCAGAGCTTTTGATCCTGTTTCGGAGCCATAATGTCTATAAAGTGGCTGAAGAAGGCCGTAAGCCGGGTTCTGTTCCCTGGCACGGTTACCCGGACCAGGACGATGATCATTCATCTAGGATTGCCGTTGCCGACAACCTCGAGCAGCCAACCCGGAAGCCTCGGACGGGCCGTCCTCAAACGCTTCCCTATTCGGCCTTGCTCCGGATGGGGTTTACCGAGCATCCGGTGTCGCCACCGGACCTGGTGAGCTCTTACCTCACCCTTTCACCCTTACTCCACCTTCGCACCGCAAGCGGTGCTCCGGCGAAGCGGTCTACTCTCTGTGGCACTTTCCCTGGGGTCGCCCCCGGTCCCCGTTAAGGACCATCCTGCCCTGTGGAGCCCGGACTTTCCTCCCGCCCGCCGAAGGGCGGACCGGCGATCATCTGGCCTTCTTCAACCACAGATCAAACTGGATATGC contains:
- a CDS encoding DUF3750 domain-containing protein, with protein sequence MPKVLVSILTILTLTGCMADKDWRTASREPAGIAPDPAETSEAVLHVYGADTWGWRGWFAIHTWIAAKKSNQDYYTVYEVIGWRQHGGMPVLRIARDHPDRYWFGERPVLLKEHQGAGVDAMIDAVAAAAGTYPWKNEYRAFPGPNSNTFTAWIAREVPEIGLELPFSAIGSGYLN
- a CDS encoding C4-dicarboxylate ABC transporter substrate-binding protein translates to MKQPLKLIMVLFFAVFILTTVPVSARTQYVTIGTGAVAGVYYPTGIAISKMVNAKSQQYNLRVSVESTGGSVFNVNAIMVGDLEFGIVQSDRQYQAYNGTAEWAGKPQPNLRSIFSIHPESVTLLAAVDAGINRLDDLRGKTVLIGNPGSGQQGNALDVLEMAGIDYRTDLKAEDLRATEAAKMLQAGQIDAYFYTVGHPNDSFREATSGKRKTRFVPIDQAVVDRLIDKYPYYVPSEIPVAFYPGVKNRDNVPGFGVKATFCTSASVDEEVVYAIVKEVFEHLAEFKKMHPAYSVLTRQSMLQGLSAPLHRGAVRYYKESGLID
- a CDS encoding C4-dicarboxylate ABC transporter substrate-binding protein; translation: MKKFLGLLIAVALAVPFTPMTTVAADNQFVTIGTGGVTGVYYPTGGAICRLVNKTRKEHGIRCSVESTGGSIYNLNAIANGELDMGVAQSDWQYHAYNGTSKFEEQGPNKDLRAVFSVHPEPFTMVARADSGIKEFSDIKGKRVNIGNPGSGQRGTMEVVMDAKGMKIDDLKLASELKAAEQSGALCDNKIDAMVYVVGHPNGSIKEATTSCDSVLVNVVGSAIDKLIKEKPYYRKATIPGGMYRGNPNDTQTFGVGATFVSSAKVPNDVIYNVVKAVFDNFDDFKKLHPAFGVLKKEEMIKDGLSAPLHDGAKKYYKEVGLLK
- a CDS encoding TIGR00730 family Rossman fold protein, encoding MELNFKKNSPEIEDRITELMDLVGVNHPRMIREMILSALKAGHDIDYLADLKQMRTTMKEMRYTSKIFGPYRHKRKVTIFGSARTGLDEPIYHKCVSFSQMLAERGYMVITGGGGGIMQAGNEGAGADNSFAINIRLPFEQDTNPVMSENDKVLMYQYFFNRKVAFLKEAAAVALFPGGFGTLDEAMEALTLMQTGKSQPIPLVLIDDDDGDYWEVWFDFIRDSLLKRGLISGEDFGLFTITRDAAEAVRVIDDFYRVYHSSRFVGDTFVIRLNSPLDSEQIETLHNEFSEILAPVSRFELTGPFEKEQDQPDLMSLPRLAFEFNRRNFGLLNAFIRRINSFSPDL